A window of the Oncorhynchus kisutch isolate 150728-3 unplaced genomic scaffold, Okis_V2 Okis02a-Okis13b_hom, whole genome shotgun sequence genome harbors these coding sequences:
- the LOC109876515 gene encoding uncharacterized protein LOC109876515 isoform X1, producing MFHLIHRLKTPLLSFGGTRTISQRINMEKPCILATTFGAHGGIYKCFAPVVEKHFTIIPYETFLLDQKNLSEQVKAVFVWGVALKVDRGLMQSLPNLKVVVNGGVGVNHLDIPMINSFGVKVCNTPHVVDNATADIGMGLMLASARKIVEGHHYTLTHNNEDLPESSMGMDVSGATLGIIGMGRIGYKVARRAQAFDMKILYHNRNRRKEEERAVGAMYCANMEDLLQQSDFVMVVVNLSPATQKLIGAKELAMMKPTSTLINISRGLVVDQDALVEALLKKVIRAAALDVTYPEPLPIGHPLAALPNVIILPHIGTHSVETTQLMVEKMVTNALAVLGGNHPPDEVKV from the exons ATGTTCCATTTGATACACAGATTGAAGACTCCACTGCTGTCATTTGGAGGAACGCGCACAATATCCCAACGG ATCAACATGGAGAAGCCCTGCATACTGGCCACTACCTTCGGAGCACATGGAGGCATCTACAAATGCTTTGCACCTGTTGTCGAGAAACACTTCACCATTATCCCATACGAGACATTCCTGCTAGACCAGAAGAATCTGTCAGAACAGGTCAAAGCAGTGTTTGTATGGGGCGTTGCCCTGAAAGTTGACAGAGGTCTGATGCAGTCTCTGCCTAACCTCAAGGTGGTGGTTAACGGAGGGGTGGGAGTGAACCATCTGGACATACCCATGATCAACAGCTTTGGGGTGAAGGTGTGCAACACCCCTCATGTTGTTGACAACGCCACTGCCGACATCGGGATGGGTTTGATGCTGGCATCTGCAAGGAAGATCGTTGAAG GTCACCATTACACCCTAACCCACAACAATGAGGACTTGCCAGAGAGCTCCATGGGTATGGACGTCAGCGGGGCCACCCTGGGCATCATCGGTATGGGGAGGATAGGATACAAGGTGGCCAGGAGGGCCCAGGCGTTTGATATGAAGATCCTCTATCATAACAGGAACCGCAG gaaagaggaagagagagcagtgGGAGCGATGTACTGTGCCAACATGGAGGATCTGCTCCAGCAGTCAGActttgtgatggtggtggtgaacCTGTCACCTGCCACCCAGAAACTGATCGGTGCCAAGGAACTAGCCATGATGAAACCTACCAGCACTCTCATCAACATCAGTAGAG GCCTCGTTGTAGACCAAGATGCGTTGGTGGAAGCCCTCCTGAAGAAAGTGATCCGAGCCGCTGCACTGGATGTGACTTATCCTgaacccctaccaat AGGCCACCCCCTTGCTGCTCTTCCAAATGTCATCATCCTGCCCCACATAGGGACCCACTCCGTTGAGACGACGCAGCTAATGGTGGAGAAGATGGTGACCAACGCCCTGGCAGTACTAGGAGGGAACCATCCTCCTGATGAGGTCAAGGTGTAG
- the LOC116359324 gene encoding partitioning defective 6 homolog gamma-like → MNRSLSKSQSSLQYRATVEVKSKYGAEFRRFSLNRSNPGEFQDFYKLILRLHRLTSIDVIIGYADIQGELLPINNDGNFCKAVSTAPTLLRIFIQRQEEVDDNTFCPNATVTRRRKVPAIPLPRGDVNRKRPTVHISRPQDFRPISSIIDTDFLPASQRRVRLYRQGSERPLGFYIRDGTTVRVTPHGLEKVPGIFISRLVPGGLAESTGLLAINDQVLEVNGIEVMGKVLDQVTDMMIANSHNLIITVKPVNQRNNIVRTGSWMSGINSGSVSSLDYQSYHSMPICVGAYSFTDDELQSDEDLDIVIERRLRNSSRRSCASTSTASRSQAWSQPQQSPRPSPRPSTRRPPRRPYSIISSTSYHSQPSLTNLNLRLNRDLTLQQHYSSSPAIREMNGGVFNHSSLLTLRTELRRSLVLQRGGVEEDGMVITL, encoded by the exons ATGAATCGGAGTTTAAGTAAATCGCAGTCTTCTTTGCAGTATCGTGCGACAGTGGAAGTGAAAAGCAAA TATGGAGCAGAGTTCAGAAGGTTTTCCCTTAACCGTTCCAACCCCGGGGAGTTCCAAGATTTCTACAAGCTCATCCTGCGCCTGCACCGTCTAACCAGCATTGATGTCATCATTGGCTATGCAGATATCCAGGGAGAGCTACTACCCATCAATAACGATGGCAACTTCTGCAAGGCCGTGTCCACTGCTCCTACCTTACTGCGGATCTTCATACAGAGACAAG AGGAAGTAGACGACAATACCTTCTGCCCCAATGCCACTGTGACACGCCGGAGGAAGGTGCCAGCGATCCCCCTGCCACGCGGCGACGTGAACCGCAAAAGGCCCACGGTCCACATCAGCAGGCCGCAGGACTTCCGCCCCATCTCGTCCATTATTGACACAGATTTCCTGCCCGCATCTCAGCGCCGGGTGCGCCTTTACCGCCAGGGCTCAGAGAGGCCCCTGGGGTTCTATATCCGGGATGGGACCACTGTGAGGGTGACTCCCCACGGCCTGGAGAAGGTACCTGGGATCTTCATCTCACGGCTGGTCCCTGGAGGCCTGGCTGAGAGCACAGGGCTGCTGGCCATTAACGACCAGGTGCTTGAGGTGAATGGGATTGAGGTGATGGGCAAGGTGTTAGACCAGGTAACAGACATGATGATCGCAAACAGTCACAATCTTATCATCACAGTGAAGCCAGTGAACCAGCGTAATAACATAGTGCGTACCGGCAGCTGGATGTCGGGGATAAACTCAGGCAGTGTCAGCTCTTTAGACTACCAGAGTTACCACAGCATGCCCATCTGTGTGGGAGCCTACAGCTTCACTGATGACGAGCTGCAGAGCGACGAGGACTTGGACATTGTGATTGAGAGAAGACTCAGAAACTCATCCCGTCGCTCCTGTGCCTCCACCTCCACAGCCTCCCGTTCCCAGGCTTGGTCCCAGCCCCAGCAGAGTCCTAGGCCTTCTCCTAGGCCATCCACCCGACGTCCTCCCCGTCGACCTTACTCTATCATCTCCTCAACCTCCTATCACTCACAGCCCAGCCTCACTAACCTGAACCTCAGACTGAACCGAGACCTGACCCTGCAGCAGCACTACAGTAGCAGCCCAGCCATCAGGGAGATGAATGGAGGTGTGTTTAACCACAGCAGCCTGCTCACCCTGAGGACAGAGCTACGACGCAGCCTGGTGCTacagaggggaggggtggaggaggacgGAATGGTCATCACCTTGTGA
- the LOC109876515 gene encoding uncharacterized protein LOC109876515 isoform X2, whose amino-acid sequence MFHLIHRLKTPLLSFGGTRTISQRINMEKPCILATTFGAHGGIYKCFAPVVEKHFTIIPYETFLLDQKNLSEQVKAVFVWGVALKVDRGLMQSLPNLKVVVNGGVGVNHLDIPMINSFGVKVCNTPHVVDNATADIGMGLMLASARKIVEGHHYTLTHNNEDLPESSMGMDVSGATLGIIGMGRIGYKVARRAQAFDMKILYHNRNRRKEEERAVGAMYCANMEDLLQQSDFVMVVVNLSPATQKLIGAKELAMMKPTSTLINISRGLVVDQDALVEALLKKVIRAAALDVTYPEPLPMLD is encoded by the exons ATGTTCCATTTGATACACAGATTGAAGACTCCACTGCTGTCATTTGGAGGAACGCGCACAATATCCCAACGG ATCAACATGGAGAAGCCCTGCATACTGGCCACTACCTTCGGAGCACATGGAGGCATCTACAAATGCTTTGCACCTGTTGTCGAGAAACACTTCACCATTATCCCATACGAGACATTCCTGCTAGACCAGAAGAATCTGTCAGAACAGGTCAAAGCAGTGTTTGTATGGGGCGTTGCCCTGAAAGTTGACAGAGGTCTGATGCAGTCTCTGCCTAACCTCAAGGTGGTGGTTAACGGAGGGGTGGGAGTGAACCATCTGGACATACCCATGATCAACAGCTTTGGGGTGAAGGTGTGCAACACCCCTCATGTTGTTGACAACGCCACTGCCGACATCGGGATGGGTTTGATGCTGGCATCTGCAAGGAAGATCGTTGAAG GTCACCATTACACCCTAACCCACAACAATGAGGACTTGCCAGAGAGCTCCATGGGTATGGACGTCAGCGGGGCCACCCTGGGCATCATCGGTATGGGGAGGATAGGATACAAGGTGGCCAGGAGGGCCCAGGCGTTTGATATGAAGATCCTCTATCATAACAGGAACCGCAG gaaagaggaagagagagcagtgGGAGCGATGTACTGTGCCAACATGGAGGATCTGCTCCAGCAGTCAGActttgtgatggtggtggtgaacCTGTCACCTGCCACCCAGAAACTGATCGGTGCCAAGGAACTAGCCATGATGAAACCTACCAGCACTCTCATCAACATCAGTAGAG GCCTCGTTGTAGACCAAGATGCGTTGGTGGAAGCCCTCCTGAAGAAAGTGATCCGAGCCGCTGCACTGGATGTGACTTATCCTgaacccctaccaatgttagactga